The following coding sequences are from one Melanotaenia boesemani isolate fMelBoe1 chromosome 19, fMelBoe1.pri, whole genome shotgun sequence window:
- the spp1 gene encoding osteopontin isoform X1, protein MKVAVVFVLLFATVLCRPARKGSDSSSDSSEEVVRRPAAPVIRRQQLVVPKHRVAPPPVQPVVTAAAVNSDESTETSEEEEEVAAAESPVEVKADGTKLVPTTDTASVDSKDSDDDDDDDDDETEESETEEEEDNSTDSSESGESSTPAPVTVNPVVVTDEPIAETTIDTILPTIVTDTDGGRGDSLGGYPSDYKSIVYVEEKSYHKIPGPYKSYEFVGTGKKVAYDMTDGNEVEKSPKVYKVQAFQIQSDPLEEDTSTPEVETQGLDTSSGSSHDQDISARQASLPEEQEESTSTSEATTSESESSSTPEEDEDNASTNSDSASASEESEDEESQSSEEPTATPGAADSDSDESDSAESDSDEEGAALDTTTDMPVVITAK, encoded by the exons ATGAaagttgctgttgtgtttgtcCTCCTCTTTGCCACAGTTCTCTGTCGGCCG gcaAGAAAAGGTTCCGACAGCAGTTCAGACAGCTCTGAGGAGGTG GTGAGGCGACCAGCCGCTCCAGTCATCAGAAGACAGCAACTAGTGGTTCCTAAGCATAGAGTGGCACCTCCACCTGTGCAG CCTGTTGTAACAGCAGCTGCAGTGAATTCAGATGAGAGCACAGAGActtcagaggaggaagag GAGGTGGCAGCAGCAGAGTCTCCAGTAGAGGTCAAAGCTGATGGGACAAAACTAGTTCCCACCACAGATACTGCCTCTGTCGACAGCAaagacagtgatgatgatgatgatgatgatgatgatgaaacagAGGAAAGT gaaacagaagaagaggaagataaTTCCACTGACAGCTCAGAGTCAGGAGAGTCCTCCACCCCTGCGCCTGTGACTGTCAACCCTGTGGTCGTCACAGACGAGCCCATAGCTGAAACCACCATAGACACCATCTTGCCCACCATTGTCACTGACACTGATGGAGGCCGCGGTGACAGTTTGGGAGGTTACCCCAGTGACTATAAGTCCATTGTCTATGTGGAAGAGAAATCCTACCACAAGATTCCAGGTCCTTACAAGTCCTATGAGTTTGTTGGCACAGGAAAGAAGGTGGCCTATGACATGACAGACGGTAACGAGGTGGAGAAGTCACCAAAGGTCTACAAGGTACAG GCTTTCCAGATCCAGTCTGACCCCTTGGAGGAGGACACGAGCACCCCTGAGGTGGAGACCCAGGGCTTGGATACCTCCTCCGGCTCATCTCATGACCAGGACATCAGCGCACGCCAGGCCTCCCTTCCAGAGGAGCAAGAGGAGAGCACAAGCACCAGTGAAGCCACAACCAGTGAGAGTGAAAGCAGCAGCACTCCAGAGGAAGACGAGGATAATGCCAGCACCAACAGTGACAGCGCCAGCGCCAGCGAGGAGTCTGAGGATGAGGAGAGCCAGAGCAGCGAGGAGCCCACGGCCACACCTGGAGCTGCCGACAGTGATTCAGATGAGAGTGACAGTGCTGAGAGTGACTCAGATGAGGAGGGGGCGGCACTGGACACCACTACTGACATGCCAGTGGTCATCACTGCCAAATAA
- the spp1 gene encoding osteopontin isoform X2, translated as MKVAVVFVLLFATVLCRPARKGSDSSSDSSEEVVRRPAAPVIRRQQLVVPKHRVAPPPVQPVVTAAAVNSDESTETSEEEEEVAAAESPVEVKADGTKLVPTTDTASVDSKDSDDDDDDDDDETEESETEEEEDNSTDSSESGESSTPAPVTVNPVVVTDEPIAETTIDTILPTIVTDTDGGRGDSLGGYPSDYKSIVYVEEKSYHKIPGPYKSYEFVGTGKKVAYDMTDGNEVEKSPKVYKAFQIQSDPLEEDTSTPEVETQGLDTSSGSSHDQDISARQASLPEEQEESTSTSEATTSESESSSTPEEDEDNASTNSDSASASEESEDEESQSSEEPTATPGAADSDSDESDSAESDSDEEGAALDTTTDMPVVITAK; from the exons ATGAaagttgctgttgtgtttgtcCTCCTCTTTGCCACAGTTCTCTGTCGGCCG gcaAGAAAAGGTTCCGACAGCAGTTCAGACAGCTCTGAGGAGGTG GTGAGGCGACCAGCCGCTCCAGTCATCAGAAGACAGCAACTAGTGGTTCCTAAGCATAGAGTGGCACCTCCACCTGTGCAG CCTGTTGTAACAGCAGCTGCAGTGAATTCAGATGAGAGCACAGAGActtcagaggaggaagag GAGGTGGCAGCAGCAGAGTCTCCAGTAGAGGTCAAAGCTGATGGGACAAAACTAGTTCCCACCACAGATACTGCCTCTGTCGACAGCAaagacagtgatgatgatgatgatgatgatgatgatgaaacagAGGAAAGT gaaacagaagaagaggaagataaTTCCACTGACAGCTCAGAGTCAGGAGAGTCCTCCACCCCTGCGCCTGTGACTGTCAACCCTGTGGTCGTCACAGACGAGCCCATAGCTGAAACCACCATAGACACCATCTTGCCCACCATTGTCACTGACACTGATGGAGGCCGCGGTGACAGTTTGGGAGGTTACCCCAGTGACTATAAGTCCATTGTCTATGTGGAAGAGAAATCCTACCACAAGATTCCAGGTCCTTACAAGTCCTATGAGTTTGTTGGCACAGGAAAGAAGGTGGCCTATGACATGACAGACGGTAACGAGGTGGAGAAGTCACCAAAGGTCTACAAG GCTTTCCAGATCCAGTCTGACCCCTTGGAGGAGGACACGAGCACCCCTGAGGTGGAGACCCAGGGCTTGGATACCTCCTCCGGCTCATCTCATGACCAGGACATCAGCGCACGCCAGGCCTCCCTTCCAGAGGAGCAAGAGGAGAGCACAAGCACCAGTGAAGCCACAACCAGTGAGAGTGAAAGCAGCAGCACTCCAGAGGAAGACGAGGATAATGCCAGCACCAACAGTGACAGCGCCAGCGCCAGCGAGGAGTCTGAGGATGAGGAGAGCCAGAGCAGCGAGGAGCCCACGGCCACACCTGGAGCTGCCGACAGTGATTCAGATGAGAGTGACAGTGCTGAGAGTGACTCAGATGAGGAGGGGGCGGCACTGGACACCACTACTGACATGCCAGTGGTCATCACTGCCAAATAA